The Planctomicrobium piriforme genome segment CAGACGAGCGTTTATCCCAAGGTGATCGACTGTCCGGCCATCGAACAAGGCAAACGCTCGACAGTCAACGGCGTGGCCAAAGACGGTATTCAATTAAATGTCCGCGTGCGGGTGACAGTGCGGACGAACCTGAAGCAGTTGATCGGCGGGGCGACCGAAACGACGATCATCGCCCGAGTCGGCCAGGGAATTGTCTCGGCGATTGGGGCCTGTGCAAACTATCGCGAGGCGTTGTCGAATCCGATGGTCATCGCCGCCGAAGTGTTGCGTCGGGGACTCGACGCCCAGACTGCATTCGCCATTGTCTCAATCGACATCGAAGAGATCGTCGTCGGGATGAACATCGGCGCGCGGCTGCAGCTCGAACAGGCCGAGGCCGACATGCGGATCGCCCAGGCGGATGCCGAAACCCGTCGTGCAATGGCGGTCGCACTTGAACGAGAAATGCAGGCTCTGCTGCAGGAAAATCGCGCCAGCGTTGTCCTCGCCGAAGCAGGGATTCCGCTCGCGATTGCTGCGGCCTATGAATCAGGACAGCTTTCGATGCAGTCGAAGTTGCCTGGTTCGGCCTCTCCCCGCAAAAACACAATCCGCATCGGAGCCTGAACGACACACGCCGCACCCCTGGTTTTACTTCAACAAAACAGGTCGCTGCGAGACGGGAACAACCGATGAATATTCTGCTCTACAAAAACGTCCCCTGCCGCTCCTGCGACGAGCTTCACCAGCTTTATCTGTGTCTGGAAGAAGTGGATCGCCCCGATGTCCATTCGGTGCGGTTTCAATGCCCCAAGACTGGAGCGGTCGTCGGAGAACGTGTGAAGGGGAGCGCCGAACGGCCCCACGGAGTCCAGCCAGACTGGATCGAATGCGCGCCCGTCTACACTCCGCATCACCACTGATGATGTCACTACTGATGGCGGTGCTGTTGGCAGTGCAGCGTCAGCCCTGAATCTGCCGGACTTTGTAGTTGCCCCGGCTGCCCTGCTCGTACTCCAGCTCGATGAACTGGCGATTCTGCAGGTCTTTCAGCAGATCTGAAAAGCCGCTGTAGCCGTAGTAGCCCTCGTTGAAGCCGGGATAGACGCGGCGAATCGCCTGCTTGAGCATCGAGCCCCAGACGTTGTCGTAGTCCTGCTCGAGGGACTTGAGCACTTCCAGGACGCGATCGATCGCTTCCTGCTTGCCGTCTCCC includes the following:
- the floA gene encoding flotillin-like protein FloA (flotillin-like protein involved in membrane lipid rafts), whose protein sequence is MQMIPWVLGGVAVLVAALVVRSYFALWLQAYVSRANISMLSLIMMSLRNVSPRVIVDCKVMAVQAGLPVHSTKDLEAHYLAGGNVYKVTKALIAANRAGIDLDWGTAAAVDLAGRDILEAVQTSVYPKVIDCPAIEQGKRSTVNGVAKDGIQLNVRVRVTVRTNLKQLIGGATETTIIARVGQGIVSAIGACANYREALSNPMVIAAEVLRRGLDAQTAFAIVSIDIEEIVVGMNIGARLQLEQAEADMRIAQADAETRRAMAVALEREMQALLQENRASVVLAEAGIPLAIAAAYESGQLSMQSKLPGSASPRKNTIRIGA